The Saccharomyces paradoxus chromosome VIII, complete sequence genome has a window encoding:
- the STE20 gene encoding mitogen-activated protein kinase kinase kinase kinase STE20 (Cdc42p-activated signal transducing kinase~similar to YHL007C), with the protein MSNDPSAVSALPNKDSLENGISNDDKRAMGGDSDGSDGSDGLRLPRTTGTLNVNALQKGTNAAHEAGGYKSMDPAKNADTNNDDDNNVVSLDDPIQFTRVSSSSVISGMSSSMSPHSNNDEAKSLEQVTPNINTNNMTSNHSADNTFSTINASESDHQFNDTLISKLSLTDSTETIENNAAAKHQQPVVSSTVNSNNSSTDIRRATPVSTPVVSKSSMTTTPRQISSASHSLSNPKHKQHKPKVKPSKPETKSKPVSLKKGFPSKNPLKNSSPPKKQTEKLYYSSSTKKRKSGSSSGTLRMKDVFSSFVQNIKRNSQDDKRASSSSNNSSSSSITTALRISTPYNAKHIHHVGVDSKTGEYTGLPEEWEKLLTSSGISKREQQQNMQAVMDIVKFYQDVTETNGEDKMFKTFNTTTGLPGSPQVSTPPSNSFNKFPPSTSDSHNYGSRTGTPMSNHVISPSLNTDSGSANAKFIPSRPAPKPPSSASTSAPIIKSPVINPPSNISPSKQNHVPTTPNRASANRSSISRNATLKKEEQPLPPIPPTKSKTSPIIPTSHTPQQGPQSPKAPAQETVTTPTAKPVQARSLSKELNEKKREERERRKKQLYAKLNEICSDGDPSTKYANLVKIGQGASGGVYTAYEIGTNVSVAIKQMNLEKQPKKELIINEILVMKGSKHPNIVNFIDSYVLKGDLWVIMEYMEGGSLTDVVTHCILTEGQIGAVCRETLSGLKFLHSKGVLHRDIKSDNILLSMEGDIKLTDFGFCAQINELNLKRTTMVGTPYWMAPEVVSRKEYGPKVDIWSLGIMIIEMIEGEPPYLNETPLRALYLIATNGTPKLKEPENLSSSLKRFLDWCLCVEPEERASATELLHDEYITEIAEANSSLAPLVKLARLKKVAENMDADEDNDDDNDNEHNNKTNDCDDNKDNKETINLNVTEDDKQK; encoded by the coding sequence ATGAGCAATGATCCATCTGCTGTATCGGCATTACCAAACAAAGACAGTCTTGAGAACGGTATTAGCAATGACGATAAAAGGGCCATGGGCGGTGATAGCGACGGCAGCGACGGCAGCGACGGACTACGATTACCCAGGACCACAGGCACTTTGAACGTCAATGCTTTACAGAAAGGCACTAATGCTGCCCATGAAGCTGGTGGATACAAATCCATGGATCCTGCCAAGAACGCGGATACGAACaacgatgatgacaatAATGTCGTTTCACTGGATGATCCTATTCAATTTACTCGAGTATCTTCCTCCTCTGTCATCAGCGGAATGTCTTCATCCATGAGCCCTCATtctaataatgatgaagcCAAATCTCTAGAACAAGTCACTccaaatataaataccaaTAATATGACTTCAAATCATTCCGCTGACAACACATTTTCCACCATAAATGCGTCCGAATCGGATCACCAGTTTAATGACACTTTGATATCTAAACTGTCATTGACAGATTCTACAGAAACTATAGAAAATAACGCGGCGGCGAAGCACCAACAGCCAGTTGTATCTTCTACTGTAAACTCGAATAATAGCTCTACCGACATACGAAGGGCTACACCAGTGTCTACTCCCGTCGTCTCTAAATCATCAATGACAACCACGCCAAGACAGATTAGTTCAGCCTCCCATTCGCTTTCGAACCCTAAGCATAAGCAACATAAACCGAAGGTCAAACCGTCCAAGCCTGAGACGAAAAGTAAACCGGTTTCTCTTAAGAAAGGCTTCCCATCGAAAAatcctttaaaaaattcctCTCCACCTAAAAAGCAAACCGAAAAACTGTATTATTCTTCCTCTacaaagaagagaaaaagcGGTTCAAGCAGTGGTACACTAAGAATGAAAGATGTCTTTTCGTCCTTTGtacaaaatataaagagGAATTCACAGGATGATAAAAGGGCCTCATCGTCGTCCAATAAttcatcctcatcttctATAACCACTGCTTTGAGAATATCTACGCCATACAATGCCAAACATATTCATCATGTAGGCGTGGACTCCAAGACTGGTGAGTACACAGGGTTGCCAGAGGAATGGGAAAAACTGTTAACTTCCAGCGGTATTTCCAAAAgagaacaacaacaaaacatGCAAGCGGTCATGGATATTGTCAAATTTTATCAGGATGTCACAGAAACGAACGGTGAAGATAAAATGTTCAAGACTTTCAACACAACCACAGGATTGCCGGGAAGTCCTCAAGTTTCAACACCGCCTTCGAAttcattcaataaatttccTCCGTCGACAAGTGATTCGCACAATTACGGTTCCAGAACAGGTACACCGATGTCTAATCACGTCATTTCTCCGAGCTTAAATACAGATTCTGGTTCTGCAAACGCGAAATTCATACCAAGTAGACCGGCTCCCAAGCCTCCATCTTCTGCCTCCACTTCAGCTCCAATCATAAAGTCGCCCGTCATAAATCCACCCTCCAACATCTCTCCCTCGAAGCAGAACCATGTGCCTACAACTCCCAACAGAGCCAGCGCAAATAGATCTTCGATATCAAGAAATGCcactttaaaaaaagaggaacaGCCATTACCACCAATACCTCCAACCAAATCCAAAACGTCTCCAATTATCCCCACATCTCACACACCACAGCAGGGTCCGCAATCACCAAAAGCGCCGGCACAGGAGACGGTAACAACACCTACCGCCAAACCAGTTCAAGCAAGAAGCTTGTCCAAAGAATTAAATgagaaaaagagagaagAAAGGGAAAGGCGTAAAAAACAACTATACGCCAAATTGAACGAAATTTGCTCTGACGGTGACCCAAGTACAAAATACGCAAATTTGGTGAAAATTGGCCAAGGTGCGTCTGGTGGTGTTTACACTGCTTATGAAATTGGTACAAATGTCTCAGTGGCCATTAAACAAATGAATCTAGAAAAGCAACCAAAGAAGGAGCTAATCATTAACGAAATCCTAGTCATGAAGGGCAGTAAACACCCTAATATTGttaatttcattgattCTTATGTCTTAAAAGGTGATCTTTGGGTCATTATGGAATACATGGAAGGTGGTTCCTTAACTGACGTGGTCACCCATTGTATTCTGACAGAGGGCCAAATTGGTGCCGTGTGTAGAGAAACTTTGAGTGGGTTGAAATTTCTACATTCTAAAGGCGTTCTTCACAGAGACATTAAATCCGATAACATCTTGTTATCCATGGAAGGCGATATTAAACTAACAGATTTTGGTTTTTGCGCTCAAATCAATGAATTaaacttgaaaagaacTACTATGGTGGGGACACCTTATTGGATGGCGCCTGAAGTAGTTTCTAGGAAAGAATACGGCCCAAAAGTGGATATCTGGTCGTTGGGTATTATGATCATTGAAATGATTGAAGGCGAGCCTCCATATTTAAATGAAACCCCGCTACGGGCCCTGTATTTAATTGCTACAAATGGTACGCCCAAATTAAAGGAACCCGAGAATCTATCGTCAAGCCTGAAAAGATTTCTTGATTGGTGTTTATGTGTGGAACCCGAAGAGAGAGCAAGTGCTACGGAATTACTCCACGATGAGTATATTACGGAGATAGCTGAAGCCAATTCCTCATTGGCGCCGCTAGTCAAATTAGCAAGATTGAAGAAAGTAGCAGAGAACATGGATGCCGATGAAGATAATGACGACGATAACGACAACGAGCATAATAATAAGACAAACGATTGTGACGACAATAAAGATAACAAAGAAACCATAAATTTGAACGTAACTGAAGATGATAAACAAAAGTAA
- the HSE1 gene encoding ESCRT-0 subunit protein HSE1 (Subunit of the endosomal Vps27p-Hse1p complex~similar to YHL002W) — protein MSSSVVGIRNAVLRATDPKLRSDNWQYILEVCDLVKEDPEDNGQEVMTLIEKRLEQEDANVILRTLSLTVSLAENCGSRLRQEISSKHFTSLLYALIDSHSVHITLKKAVTDVVKQLSDSFKDDPSLRAMGDLYDKIKRKAPYLVKQPNIPEKHNMSTQADNSDDEELQKALKMSLFEYEKQKKLQEQEKGSAEVLPQQQQQNQAPAHTIPGQTVVRRVRALYDLSTNEPDELSFRKGDVIIVLEQVYRDWWKGALRGNMGIFPLNYVTPIVEPSKEEIENEKNKEAMVFSQKSTIDQLHNSLNTASKTGNSNEVLQDPHIGDMYGSVTPLRPQVTRMIGKYAKEKEDMLSLRQVLVNAEHSYNQLMDRAANAHVSLPVPGPALYAGMPNANTVPVMPPQGQSYQSHEYVPYPSNLPMQHSANSGNDTSQYGYDLGYSVVSQPPPGYE, from the coding sequence ATGTCATCATCTGTGGTAGGAATAAGAAATGCTGTGTTGAGGGCGACAGATCCCAAGTTGAGAAGTGACAACTGGCAGTACATTTTAGAGGTTTGCGATTTGGTAAAGGAAGACCCCGAAGATAATGGGCAAGAGGTTATGACTCTTATAGAGAAGAGATTAGAACAAGAGGATGCTAATGTGATCTTAAGAACGCTCTCTTTGACTGTATCTTTGGCAGAAAATTGTGGTTCCCGCTTAAGACAGGAAATCAGTTCAAAACATTTTACCTCATTGTTATATGCGCTCATCGATAGTCATTCCGTACACATTACTCTAAAGAAAGCAGTGACTGATGTTGTTAAGCAACTGTCTGATTCATTCAAGGATGACCCATCATTACGCGCCATGGGAGATCTGTATgacaaaatcaaaagaaaggcGCCCTACTTGGTAAAACAGCCTAATATACCAGAGAAGCACAATATGAGTACTCAGGCAGATAACtccgatgatgaagaattacAAAAAGCACTAAAAATGTCTTTGTTTGAGTAcgaaaagcaaaaaaagctACAAGAACAGGAAAAGGGAAGTGCCGAAGTCCTTCcgcagcagcagcagcagaaTCAAGCTCCTGCTCACACCATACCGGGGCAAACCGTTGTGAGAAGAGTGAGGGCCCTATATGACTTATCTACAAATGAGCCTGATGAATTATCCTTTAGAAAGGGCGATGTTATTATAGTGCTGGAACAAGTATATAGAGACTGGTGGAAGGGTGCTCTTCGAGGAAATATGGGTATATTTCCGTTAAATTATGTAACACCGATCGTTGAACcatccaaagaagaaattgaaaatgaaaaaaataaagaagcaATGGTATTCTCCCAAAAAAGTACCATAGATCAACTTCATAATTCGCTTAATACAGCATCCAAAACGGGAAATTCAAATGAAGTTTTGCAAGACCCTCATATTGGGGATATGTACGGTTCTGTGACGCCTTTAAGACCACAAGTTACAAGAATGATTGGTAAATATGCTAAAGAGAAGGAAGACATGTTATCTTTGCGTCAAGTCCTGGTAAACGCGGAACACTCCTATAATCAACTTATGGACCGTGCAGCAAACGCACATGTCTCTCTTCCAGTCCCAGGCCCTGCGCTTTATGCGGGGATGCCTAATGCTAATACTGTTCCAGTAATGCCACCTCAGGGGCAAAGTTACCAAAGCCACGAGTACGTACCCTACCCTTCTAATTTACCAATGCAACATTCTGCAAATAGCGGAAATGATACCTCACAGTACGGCTATGATCTTGGATATTCAGTTGTTAGCCAACCGCCACCTGGTTATGAATAA
- the QCR10 gene encoding ubiquinol--cytochrome-c reductase subunit 10 (Oxysterol-binding protein~similar to YHR001W), giving the protein MAYTSHLSSKTGLHFGRLSLRSLTAYAPNLMLWGGASMLGLFVFTEGWPKFQDTLYKKIPLLGSTLEDHTPPEDKPN; this is encoded by the exons ATGGCA TACACTTCTCACCTGTCTTCAAAAACTGGTCTACATTTCGGTAGACTTTCTTTAAGAAGTTTAACAGCTTACGCTCCGAATTTAATGTTATGGGGCGGAGCCAGCATGCTTGGTTTATTTGTGTTCACAGAAGGATGGCCTAAGTTTCAAGATACTTTATACAAAAAGATCCCATTGTTAGGATCTACATTAGAGGATCATACTCCACCAGAAGATAAACCTAATTAA
- the OSH7 gene encoding oxysterol-binding protein related protein OSH7 (Oxysterol-binding protein~similar to YHR001W), with protein MALNKLKNIPSLTNSSHSSINGIASSGANSKPSGADTDDIDENDESGQSILLNIISQLKPGCDLSRITLPTFILEKKSMLERITNQLQFPDVLLEAHSDKNGLQRFVKVVAWYLAGWHIGPRAVKKPLNPILGEHFTAYWDLPNKQQAFYIAEQTSHHPPESAYFYMIPESNIRVDGVVVPKSKFLGNSSAAMMEGLTVLQFLDIMDAKGKPEKYTLSQPNVYARGILFGKMRIELGDHMIITGPNYQVDIEFKTKGFISGTYDAIEGIIKDYDGKEYYQISGKWNDIIYIKDLREKNSKKTVLFDTHQHFPLAPKVRPLEEQGEYESRRLWKKVTDALAVRDHDIATEEKFQIENHQRVLAKKRTEDGVEFHPKLFRRAEPGEDLDYYVYKHIPEGTDKHEEQIRSILETAPILPGQAFTEKFSIPAYKKHEIQKN; from the coding sequence atggCTCTCAATAAACTAAAGAATATACCTTCTTTAACAAACAGTTCTCATAGCTCTATTAACGGGATTGCATCCAGCGGTGCAAATTCTAAACCAAGTGGAGCAGATACggatgatattgatgagAATGATGAATCTGGGCAAAGCATTCTATTAAATATCATTTCCCAATTGAAGCCTGGTTGTGATTTATCAAGAATCACTCTACCGACTTTCattctggaaaaaaaatcgatgTTGGAGAGAATTACTAACCAATTGCAATTCCCAGATGTTCTTTTAGAAGCACACTCCGACAAAAATGGGCTACAAAGATTCGTTAAAGTCGTAGCATGGTATCTAGCAGGTTGGCACATTGGGCCCAGAGCTGTAAAGAAGCCCCTAAACCCAATTCTTGGAGAACATTTTACAGCTTATTGGGATTTACCTAACAAGCAACAGGCCTTTTATATTGCAGAACAAACGAGTCACCATCCTCCTGAATCTGCGTACTTTTACATGATTCCAGAATCGAATATTAGAGTCGATGGTGTTGTTGTGCCAAAATCGAAATTCTTAGGGAACTCAAGTGCTGCAATGATGGAGGGTTTGACTGTATTGCAATTCCTTGATATCATGGACGCAAAAGGTAAACCAGAGAAATATACTCTCTCGCAACCAAATGTTTACGCGAGGGGAATTCTATTTGGCAAGATGAGAATTGAACTGGGAGATCACATGATCATTACTGGTCCCAATTATCAAGTGGATATTGAGTTTAAAACAAAAGGCTTCATTTCCGGTACTTATGATGCGATTGAAGGTATAATTAAGGATTACGATGGTAAAGAATACTACCAAATTAGTGGTAAATGGAAtgatattatatatatcaaagacttgagagaaaaaaactcCAAAAAGACTGTTCTCTTCGACACTCATCAGCATTTTCCCCTAGCTCCTAAAGTACGTCCATTGGAGGAACAAGGAGAATACGAATCTAGAAGGCTTTGGAAGAAGGTCACAGATGCGCTAGCTGTACGTGACCATGATATAGCCACAGAAGAGAAGTTTCAAATAGAAAACCATCAAAGAGTGCtggccaaaaaaagaaccgAGGACGGCGTCGAATTTCATCCAAAATTATTTAGAAGGGCAGAGCCAGGTGAAGATTTGGATTATTATGTTTACAAGCACATCCCTGAAGGGACCGACAAGCATGAAGAACAGATCAGGAGCATTTTGGAAACTGCCCCGATTTTACCAGGGCAGGCATTCACAGAAAAATTCTCCATTCCAGCTTATAAAAAGCAcgaaattcaaaagaattAG
- the RPL14B gene encoding 60S ribosomal protein eL14 (Ribosomal 60S subunit protein L14B~similar to YHL001W) — protein MSTDSIVKASNWRLVEVGRVVLIKKGQSAGKLAAIVEIIDQKKVLIDGPKAGVPRQAINLGQVVLTPLTFALPRGARTATVSKKWAAAGVCEKWAASSWAKKIAQRERRTALTDFERFQVMVLRKQKRYTVKKALAKA, from the exons ATGTCCACTGATTCTATTGTTAAAGCCTCCAACTGGAGATTAGTCGAAGTTGGCCGTGTTGTTTTGATCAAGAAAGGTCAATCCGCAGGTAAATTAGCTGCTATCGTCGAAATTATTGACCAAAAGAAG GTTTTGATCGACGGTCCAAAAGCTGGTGTTCCACGTCAAGCCATCAACTTGGGTCAAGTTGTCTTAACTCCATTGACCTTTGCTCTACCAAGAGGTGCTAGAACTGCTACCGTTTCCAAGAAGTGGGCCGCTGCTGGTGTCTGCGAAAAGTGGGCTGCTTCATCTTGGGCTAAGAAGATTGCTCAACGTGAAAGACGTACTGCTTTGACTGACTTTGAAAGATTCCAAGTTATGGTTTtaagaaagcaaaagagATACACTGTCAAGAAGGCTTTGGCTAAGGcttaa
- the LEU5 gene encoding coenzyme A transporter (Mitochondrial carrier protein~similar to YHR002W), whose amino-acid sequence MTRDSPDSNNSYKPTNNDNTQKTSFDRNSFDYIVRSGLAGGISGSCAKTLIAPLDRIKILFQTSNPHYTKYAGSLIGLVEAAKHIWINDGIRGFFQGHSATLLRIFPYAAVKFVAYEQIRNTLIPSKEFESHWRRLVSGSLAGLCSVFITYPLDLVRVRLAYETEHKRVKLRMIIKKIYAEPASTTLIKNDYIPNWFCHWCNFYRGYVPTVLGMIPYAGVSFFAHDLLHDVLKSPFFAPYSVLELSEDDELERVQKKQRKPLRTWAELISGGLAGMASQTAAYPFEIIRRRLQVSALSPKNMYDHKFQSISEIAQIIFRERGVRGFFVGLSIGYIKVTPMVACSFFVYERMKWNFGI is encoded by the coding sequence ATGACGCGAGATAGCCCAGATTCTAACAACAGCTACAAGCCTACAAACAACGATAATACACAAAAGACCTCATTTGATAGAAATTCATTTGATTATATTGTACGATCGGGATTAGCTGGAGGTATATCAGGTTCATGTGCCAAAACACTAATCGCACCCTTAGATaggataaaaattttatttcaaaCATCCAATCCACACTACACGAAGTATGCAGGCTCACTAATAGGATTAGTAGAGGCGGCCAAGCATATATGGATCAATGATGGGATAAGAGGGTTTTTTCAAGGCCATTCAGCAACCCTTCTAAGGATTTTCCCATATGCTGCTGTCAAGTTTGTTGCTTATGAACAGATTAGAAACACCTTGATTCCCTCAAAAGAGTTTGAATCACATTGGAGAAGGTTGGTGAGTGGTTCACTGGCAGGATTATGCAGTGTTTTCATAACATATCCGTTGGATCTTGTGAGGGTTAGGTTAGCATATGAAACAGAACATAAGAGAGTAAAGCTAAGAATGataatcaagaaaatatatgcGGAACCAGCTTCAACCACACTAATCAAAAATGATTATATTCCTAATTGGTTTTGTCATTGGTGTAATTTTTACAGGGGTTATGTTCCAACTGTACTTGGAATGATTCCATATGCAGGTGTGTCATTTTTTGCTCATGATTTACTTCATGATGTGCTGAAGAGTCCTTTCTTTGCCCCCTATTCAGTATTAGAACTTTCcgaagatgatgaattgGAAAGGGTACAGAAAAAGCAGAGGAAACCTTTGCGCACTTGGGCTGAACTGATCTCTGGTGGTCTAGCTGGTATGGCCTCCCAAACGGCAGCATATccatttgaaattattagGAGAAGGCTTCAAGTAAGTGCTTTATCACCCAAAAATATGTATGATCATAAATTTCAATCAATATCTGAAATTGCTCAAATAATATTTAGAGAACGTGGAGTACGGGGATTTTTTGTTGGTCTAAGCATAGGTTATATCAAGGTGACACCTATGGTTGCGTGTAGTTTTTTCGTCTATGAAAGAATGAAATGGAATTTTGGCATTTAA
- the MRP4 gene encoding mitochondrial 37S ribosomal protein uS2m (Mitochondrial ribosomal protein of the small subunit~similar to YHL004W): MQRHVCARNFRRLSLLRNPSLSKRFQSSSSGAVNSPTNNDEVVLLQQKLLYDEIRSELKSLSQVPEDEILPELKKSLQEGKLSGKEQLLETELGEFFRNYAQLNKLFDNKTLDGQSFTTTAAAATPTKPYPNLIPSANDKPYTSQELFLRQLTHSMHTAKLGAKISKVYYPHKDIFYPPLPENITIESLMSAGVHLGQSTSLWRSSTQSYIYGEYKGIHIIDLNQTLSYLKRAAKVVEGVSESGGTILFLGTRQGQKRGLEEAAKKTHGYYVSTRWIPGTLTNSTEISGIWEKQEIDSHDNPTQRALSPNETSKQVKPDLLVVLNPTENRNALLEAIKSRVPTIAIIDTDSEPSLVTYPIPGNDDSLRSVNFLLGVLARAGQRGLQNRLARNSKK, encoded by the coding sequence ATGCAGAGACACGTTTGTGCGAGGAATTTCAGACGTCTTTCCTTATTGAGGAACCCTTCcctttcaaaaagatttCAGTCGTCATCATCCGGTGCGGTCAACAGCCCTACCAACAACGATGAAGTGGTACTTTTGCAGCAGAAACTTCTGTACGATGAAATTAGATCAGAATTGAAGTCTCTATCTCAAGTAcctgaagatgaaatattacctgaattgaaaaagtcaTTACAGGAAGGCAAACTGTCCGGCAAAGAACAGCTGCTGGAGACTGAATTAGGAGAGTTCTTCAGAAATTATGCCCAGTTGAACAAGTTGTTTGACAACAAGACATTAGATGGACAATCTTTTACAACgacagcagcagcagccaCGCCAACTAAGCCCTACCCCAACCTTATACCTTCTGCCAATGATAAACCATATACTTCTCAAGAGCTGTTCCTGCGTCAACTAACCCATTCCATGCATACTGCTAAGTTGGGTGCCAAGATTTCGAAGGTTTACTATCCTCATAAGGACATTTTCTATCCGCCCCTACCGGAAAACATTACTATTGAAAGCTTAATGTCTGCTGGCGTTCATTTGGGCCAATCTACCTCACTTTGGAGGTCTTCCACACAATCTTACATATACGGTGAATATAAGGGTATCCATATAATAGACCTGAATCAAACTTTGTCCTATTTGAAGAGAGCCGCCAAGGTAGTAGAGGGCGTCTCGGAATCTGGTGGCACGATCCTGTTTTTGGGTACAAGACAAGGCCAGAAGAGAGGACTCGAGGAGGCCGCCAAGAAGACACATGGTTATTATGTCTCTACGAGATGGATCCCGGGCACTTTGACGAATTCTACAGAAATTTCAGGTATCTGGGAAAAGCAGGAAATCGATTCTCATGACAATCCCACACAAAGAGCACTATCACCGAATGAGACTTCGAAACAGGTTAAGCCTGACTTACTGGTCGTGCTAAATCCTACGGAGAATAGAAATGCTTTGTTGGAAGCAATTAAATCAAGAGTTCCAACTATCGCAATTATCGATACTGACTCCGAACCTTCCTTGGTAACCTACCCCATCCCAGGTAATGATGACTCATTGAGATCTGTCAATTTCTTATTAGGAGTCCTGGCAAGGGCTGGCCAAAGAGGCCTGCAAAATCGTTTAGCCAGAAATAGCAAGAAATAA
- the SHU1 gene encoding Shu1p (Component of Shu complex (aka PCSS complex)~similar to YHL006C) gives MQFEERLQQLIESDWSMDQSSPDVLVIVLGDAARKYVELGTLREHVTAKTVAGHVASRERVAVVFLGRVKYLYMYLTRMQAQANGPQYSKVLIYGLWDLTATQEGPQQLRLLSLVLRQCLSLPSNVEFYPEPPSSSVAARLLRFWEHVIR, from the coding sequence ATGCAGTTTGAAGAGCGGTTACAACAGTTAATAGAAAGTGATTGGAGCATGGATCAGTCAAGCCCAGACGTACTCGTGATAGTCCTTGGAGACGCAGCCAGGAAGTACGTAGAATTGGGAACGCTGCGAGAGCACGTGACCGCAAAAACCGTTGCAGGTCACGTGGCAAGTCGCGAGCGGGTAGCTGTAGTATTTTTGGGCCGGGTAAAATATCTATACATGTATCTCACCCGGATGCAAGCGCAGGCGAATGGTCCGCAATACTCTAAAGTACTCATCTATGGATTGTGGGATCTCACCGCGACACAAGAAGGACCGCAACAGCTGCGGCTACTTAGCCTTGTGTTACGCCAGTGCCTGAGCTTGCCATCTAATGTTGAGTTCTATCCAGAACCGCCGTCTAGTAGCGTGGCTGCCCGACTATTGCGATTCTGGGAACACGTTATCAGGTAG
- the LAG1 gene encoding sphingosine N-acyltransferase LAG1 (Ceramide synthase component~similar to YHL003C): MASATDKSIDRLVVNAKTRRRNSSVGKIDLGDTVPGFAAMPESTASRNEAKKRMIALTGDSKKDSDLLWKVWFSYREMNYRHSWLTPFFIIVSVYSAYFLSGNRTESNPLHMFVAISYQIDGTDSYAKGIKDLSFVFFYMIFFTFLREFLMDVVIRPFTVYLNVTSEHRQKRMLEQMYAIFYCGISGPFGLYIMYHSDLWLFKTKPMYRTYPDITNPFLFKIFYLGQAAFWAQQACVLVLQLEKPRKDYKELVFHHIVTLLLIWSSYVFHFTKMGLAIYITMDVSDFFLSLSKTLNYLNSVFTPFVFGLFVFFWIYLRHVVNIRILWSVLTEFRHEGNYVLNFATQQYKCWISLPIVFVLIAALQLVNLYWLFLILRILYRLIWQGIQKDERSDSDSDESAENEESKEKCE; this comes from the coding sequence ATGGCATCAGCTACGGACAAATCCATCGATAGGCTAGTTGTTAATGctaaaacaagaagacGGAATTCTTCCGTGGGGAAAATTGATTTAGGTGATACAGTCCCCGGGTTTGCAGCCATGCCTGAAAGCACTGCATCTAGGAATGAGGCCAAAAAGAGAATGATAGCTTTAACTGGGGACTCTAAGAAGGATAGTGACCTACTGTGGAAAGTTTGGTTTTCATACAGAGAAATGAATTATCGTCATAGTTGGTTAACACCATTCTTCATAATTGTGTCCGTGTATAGTGCGTACTTTTTATCTGGGAATAGAACAGAATCCAACCCACTGCATATGTTCGTAGCCATATCATATCAGATTGACGGCACAGACTCATATGCGAAGGGTATTAAAGATTTGAGTTTTGTGTTTTTCTAcatgattttctttacatTTTTACGtgaatttttgatggaTGTTGTAATTCGACCATTCACGGTTTACTTAAATGTTACTTCCGAGCATCGTCAAAAGCGTATGCTGGAACAAATGTACGctatattttattgtgGAATTTCGGGGCCCTTTGGCCTTTATATTATGTACCATAGCGATTTATGGTTGTTCAAGACAAAACCAATGTACAGAACATATCCTGATATAACCAATCCGTTCTTGTTTAAGATATTTTACTTGGGTCAGGCGGCATTTTGGGCACAACAAGCTTGTGTTCTTGTTCTACAATTAGAAAAGCCAAGAAAGGATTACAAGGAATTGGTTTTTCATCACATTGTgacattattattgatttgGTCATCATatgttttccatttcaCCAAAATGGGATTGGCCATCTATATTACCATGGATGTGTcagattttttcctttctttgtCAAAGACATTGAACTATCTGAATTCTGTATTTACACCCTTTGTGTTCGGCTTGTTTGTGTTCTTTTGGATTTATCTGCGCCATGTCGTGAATATTAGGATATTGTGGTCTGTCTTAACGGAATTTCGTCATGAAGGAAATTATGTGCTAAATTTTGCAACGCAACAATACAAATGTTGGATTTCGTTGCCAATTGTATTTGTGCTAATTGCAGCCTTGCAATTAGTTAATTTGTATTGGTTGTTTTTGATTCTTAGAATCTTGTATAGATTGATATGGCAAGGTATACAAAAAGACGAAAGAAGTGACAGTGATTCAGATGAGAGCgctgaaaatgaagaatctAAGGAAAAATGTGAATGA